A region of Sphingomonas crusticola DNA encodes the following proteins:
- the murI gene encoding glutamate racemase: MTVGELQAGAIDNRPILVFDSGVGGLSVLAEVRQALPKAPIVYVADNGGFPYGTKTEAEIAARVPALLGRLAERYRPRLIIIACNTASTIALPGVRAALDLPIVGTVPAIKPAAERSTSRVIGVLGTDATVRQPYVDDLSRQFASDCLVLRHGSAALVQLAEASLRGEATPDGAYSDALGGLLDQSGGDRMDTVVLACTHFPLVADRLAAIAPRPLTFVDGASGIARRTATLTRDHSWPDRATPAIAVFTAPIEVSEGLKASLAGFGLSKIERL; the protein is encoded by the coding sequence ATGACGGTTGGCGAATTACAGGCCGGCGCCATCGATAACCGCCCCATCCTCGTTTTCGATTCCGGTGTCGGCGGACTGTCGGTGCTGGCGGAGGTCCGGCAGGCCTTGCCCAAGGCCCCGATCGTCTATGTCGCGGACAATGGCGGCTTCCCCTATGGCACCAAGACCGAGGCGGAGATTGCGGCGCGGGTGCCGGCCCTGCTCGGCCGGCTGGCGGAACGCTATCGCCCGCGGCTGATCATCATCGCCTGCAATACCGCCTCGACGATCGCGCTGCCGGGCGTGCGTGCGGCGCTGGATCTGCCGATCGTCGGGACGGTGCCGGCGATCAAACCCGCCGCCGAGCGATCGACCAGCCGTGTGATCGGCGTGCTCGGAACCGACGCGACCGTGCGCCAGCCTTATGTCGACGATCTCTCGCGCCAGTTTGCCAGCGACTGCCTGGTCTTGCGTCACGGCTCCGCGGCGCTGGTCCAGCTTGCCGAGGCAAGCTTGCGGGGCGAAGCGACGCCGGACGGCGCTTATAGCGATGCCCTCGGCGGCTTGCTTGATCAGTCCGGGGGTGACCGCATGGATACGGTGGTGCTGGCATGCACGCATTTCCCGCTCGTCGCCGATCGCCTCGCCGCAATCGCGCCGCGTCCGCTGACCTTCGTCGATGGCGCCAGCGGCATTGCCCGGCGCACGGCCACCCTCACGCGCGACCACAGCTGGCCCGATCGAGCGACGCCAGCTATTGCCGTCTTCACCGCGCCAATCGAGGTATCGGAAGGGCTGAAGGCCTCCCTTGCCGGCTTCGGCCTGTCGAAAATCGAACGGCTTTGA
- the hemA gene encoding 5-aminolevulinate synthase codes for MDYNRVFTQAIDRLHAEGRYRVFIDILRNKGSYPNARCFAGHNGPKPITVWCSNDYLAMGQHPDVIAAMEEALHDVGAGAGGTRNIGGNTHYHVDLEAELADLHGKEGALLFTSGYVSNEATLSTLAKVLPGCIIFSDELNHASMIAGIRSSGCEKHVFRHNDLEHLEELLAAADPDAPKLIAFESVYSMDGDIAPVHAICDLADKYEALTYLDEVHAVGMYGARGGGISEREGAVNRLTIIEGTLGKAFGVMGGYIAADKMIIDVIRSYAPGFIFTTSLSPVLVAGALASVRHLKASSIEREGQQKAASLLKAMMAEAGLPVMPSTTHIVPLMVGDPVKAKRASDILLAEYGVYVQPINYPTVPRGTERLRFTPGPSHDEAMMRSLVDALVEIWSRMEMKKAA; via the coding sequence TTGGATTATAATCGCGTTTTCACTCAGGCGATCGACCGGCTGCATGCCGAGGGGCGCTACCGGGTCTTCATCGATATCCTGCGCAACAAGGGTTCCTACCCGAATGCGCGGTGCTTTGCGGGCCATAACGGCCCCAAGCCGATCACGGTGTGGTGCTCGAACGATTATCTCGCCATGGGCCAGCACCCCGACGTGATCGCGGCGATGGAAGAGGCGCTGCACGATGTCGGCGCCGGCGCCGGGGGCACGCGCAATATCGGCGGCAACACCCATTATCATGTCGATCTGGAAGCCGAACTGGCCGACCTGCACGGCAAGGAAGGCGCGCTGCTGTTCACCAGCGGCTATGTGTCGAACGAGGCGACGCTGTCGACGCTGGCCAAGGTGCTGCCCGGCTGCATCATCTTCTCGGACGAGCTCAACCACGCCTCGATGATCGCGGGCATTCGCAGTTCCGGCTGCGAGAAGCATGTCTTCCGCCACAATGACCTGGAACATCTCGAGGAATTGCTGGCAGCGGCCGACCCGGACGCGCCCAAGCTGATCGCGTTCGAGAGCGTCTATTCGATGGATGGCGACATCGCGCCGGTCCATGCCATTTGCGATCTCGCCGACAAATATGAGGCGCTGACCTATCTCGACGAGGTTCACGCCGTCGGCATGTACGGCGCGCGCGGCGGCGGCATTTCCGAGCGCGAGGGCGCGGTCAATCGGCTGACGATCATCGAGGGCACGCTCGGCAAGGCGTTCGGCGTGATGGGCGGCTATATCGCCGCCGACAAGATGATCATCGACGTGATCCGCAGCTACGCGCCGGGCTTCATCTTCACCACCAGCCTATCGCCGGTGCTGGTCGCCGGCGCGCTGGCGAGCGTGCGCCACCTCAAGGCCTCGTCGATCGAGCGCGAGGGCCAGCAGAAGGCAGCGAGCCTGCTCAAGGCGATGATGGCCGAAGCCGGGCTGCCGGTGATGCCGTCGACCACCCATATCGTGCCGCTGATGGTGGGCGACCCGGTCAAGGCCAAGCGCGCGAGCGATATCCTGCTCGCCGAATATGGCGTCTACGTGCAGCCGATCAATTATCCGACGGTGCCACGCGGCACCGAGCGCCTGCGTTTCACCCCCGGCCCCAGCCATGACGAAGCGATGATGCGCAGCCTCGTCGACGCGCTCGTCGAAATCTGGAGCCGGATGGAGATGAAGAAGGCGGCCTGA
- the rpiB gene encoding ribose 5-phosphate isomerase B has product MAARIAIASDHAAVALKATLAAWLREQGHDVLDLGPDTDVSVDYPDYGFALGDRIAEGGADFGIALCGSGIGISIAVNRNPAARCALVSEPLSAALARRHNDANVIALGARLTGEDMAKACVQAFLDTDYEGGRHQARVAKLSHLAKEPA; this is encoded by the coding sequence TTGGCTGCGCGCATCGCCATCGCTTCCGATCACGCAGCCGTTGCTTTGAAGGCGACGCTGGCTGCGTGGCTGCGCGAACAGGGGCATGACGTGCTCGATCTCGGCCCCGATACCGACGTCTCGGTGGACTATCCCGATTACGGCTTCGCGTTAGGCGATAGGATCGCCGAAGGCGGCGCGGATTTCGGCATCGCCCTGTGCGGATCGGGCATCGGCATCTCGATCGCGGTCAACCGCAACCCCGCCGCGCGCTGCGCGCTGGTTTCGGAGCCGCTGTCCGCCGCGCTCGCCCGCCGCCACAACGACGCCAATGTCATCGCGCTCGGCGCCCGCTTGACCGGCGAGGACATGGCCAAGGCCTGCGTCCAGGCTTTCCTCGACACCGATTATGAAGGCGGGCGCCATCAGGCGCGCGTCGCGAAACTCTCACATCTCGCCAAGGAGCCAGCATGA
- the glyA gene encoding serine hydroxymethyltransferase has product MSSKPANDVQAPAGSGHNNVTGGGFFSRDLAEADPAVFKGVEREIAREKDQIELIASENIVSKAVLEAQGSVFTNKYAEGYPGKRYYQGCAPSDTVEQLAIDRAKQLFGCGFANVQPHSGAQANGAVMLALTKPGDTIMGLSLDAGGHLTHGARAAMSGKWFNAVQYGVTRDTHLIDYDALEALAKEHKPTLLIAGGSAYPRHIDFARFRQIADEVGALFMVDMAHFAGLVAGGVHPTPFGQAHVVTTTTHKTLRGPRGGMVMTDDEAIAKKINSAVFPGLQGGPLMHVIAAKAVAFGEALDPSFKIYSRAVVDNAKALAARLKERGAEIVSGGTDTHLALVDLTPLGVTGRDADEALERCGITCNKNGIPFDPLPPVKTSGIRVGSPAGTTRGFGIAEFRDIADMIADVLEGLRKNGEQGDGQVEANVRERVKTLTARFPIYPEL; this is encoded by the coding sequence ATGAGCAGCAAGCCCGCCAATGACGTCCAGGCGCCAGCAGGATCCGGTCACAACAATGTGACCGGTGGCGGCTTCTTTTCGCGCGACCTGGCCGAGGCCGATCCAGCCGTTTTCAAGGGTGTCGAGCGCGAGATTGCGCGCGAGAAGGACCAGATCGAGCTGATCGCGTCGGAGAATATCGTCTCCAAGGCGGTGCTCGAAGCGCAGGGCTCCGTCTTCACCAACAAATATGCCGAGGGCTATCCCGGCAAGCGTTATTATCAGGGCTGCGCGCCGTCGGACACGGTCGAGCAGCTGGCGATCGACCGCGCCAAGCAATTGTTCGGCTGCGGCTTCGCCAACGTCCAGCCGCATTCGGGCGCGCAGGCCAACGGCGCGGTCATGCTGGCGCTGACCAAGCCCGGCGACACGATCATGGGGCTGAGCCTCGATGCCGGCGGCCATCTCACCCACGGCGCCAGAGCGGCGATGTCGGGCAAGTGGTTCAACGCCGTGCAATATGGCGTCACGCGCGACACGCACCTGATCGACTATGACGCGCTCGAAGCTCTGGCGAAGGAGCATAAGCCGACGTTGCTGATCGCCGGCGGCTCGGCCTATCCGCGGCACATCGATTTCGCCCGCTTCCGCCAGATCGCGGATGAGGTCGGCGCCTTGTTCATGGTCGACATGGCGCATTTCGCCGGGCTGGTCGCGGGCGGGGTCCACCCCACCCCGTTCGGCCAAGCCCATGTCGTCACCACCACCACCCACAAGACGCTGCGCGGCCCGCGCGGCGGCATGGTGATGACCGACGATGAGGCGATCGCGAAGAAGATCAACTCGGCGGTTTTCCCCGGCCTGCAAGGCGGCCCGCTGATGCACGTCATCGCGGCCAAGGCGGTTGCTTTCGGCGAGGCGCTCGATCCGTCGTTCAAGATCTATTCGCGCGCGGTGGTCGACAATGCCAAGGCGCTGGCGGCGCGGCTCAAGGAACGCGGCGCGGAGATCGTCTCCGGCGGCACCGACACGCATTTGGCGCTGGTCGACCTGACCCCGCTCGGCGTCACCGGCCGCGATGCCGACGAGGCGCTCGAGCGGTGCGGCATTACCTGCAACAAGAACGGCATTCCGTTCGACCCGCTGCCCCCGGTCAAGACCAGCGGCATCCGCGTCGGCTCGCCCGCCGGCACGACGCGCGGCTTCGGCATTGCCGAGTTCCGCGACATCGCCGACATGATCGCCGACGTGCTGGAAGGCCTGCGCAAGAATGGCGAGCAGGGCGACGGCCAGGTCGAGGCCAATGTCCGCGAGCGCGTGAAGACGCTGACCGCGCGCTTCCCGATCTATCCGGAGCTTTAA
- the nrdR gene encoding transcriptional regulator NrdR gives MRCPFCFHADSQVKDSRPTEDGASIRRRRQCESCGARFSTFERVQLRELTVVKKDGDRQQFDRGKLERSISIAARKRPVTGDQIERLVSSIQRQLETSGDSEVNAARVGEMVMDGLQQLDSVAYIRFASVYKNFREARDFEHFAGRVTETGGE, from the coding sequence ATGCGCTGTCCTTTCTGTTTTCATGCGGACAGCCAGGTCAAGGATAGCCGCCCGACGGAGGATGGCGCCTCGATCCGCCGACGGCGCCAATGCGAAAGCTGCGGCGCGCGCTTTTCGACCTTTGAACGGGTGCAGCTGCGCGAGCTGACGGTCGTCAAGAAGGACGGCGACCGGCAGCAATTCGATCGCGGCAAGCTGGAGCGCTCGATCTCGATCGCCGCGCGCAAGCGGCCGGTGACCGGCGATCAGATCGAGCGGCTGGTTTCGTCGATCCAGCGCCAGCTGGAGACGAGCGGCGACAGCGAGGTCAATGCCGCGCGCGTCGGCGAGATGGTGATGGACGGGCTGCAGCAGCTCGACAGCGTCGCCTATATCCGTTTCGCCAGCGTCTATAAGAATTTCCGCGAAGCCCGCGATTTCGAACATTTCGCCGGTAGGGTGACGGAAACGGGCGGGGAGTGA
- a CDS encoding RNA methyltransferase encodes MGNGEQSAPSPAIVLVRPQLGENIGKAARAMLNFGLTDLRLVSPRDGWPNPSAGPAASGADMVLANARVYDSTADAVADCAHVYATTVRKRGVTKPVMRPDEAAAAIRAEPGGSAILFGPERSGLETDDVAIARTILTVPINPEFGSLNLAQAVILVAYEWSKGADLVQPSVTPIDPPAPQAELDGMIEQLDQMLLEAGYFFPPDRRPTTQRMLRTLLTKPGWNSQEVRTMRGVFSAFAKPKRR; translated from the coding sequence ATGGGAAATGGGGAGCAGAGCGCACCTTCCCCCGCCATCGTCCTGGTACGCCCGCAGCTTGGTGAGAATATCGGTAAGGCGGCGCGTGCAATGCTCAATTTCGGGCTGACCGACCTGCGGCTGGTCAGCCCGCGCGATGGCTGGCCCAATCCGAGTGCGGGCCCGGCGGCATCGGGAGCCGACATGGTGCTGGCCAACGCGCGCGTCTACGACAGCACGGCCGATGCCGTCGCGGATTGCGCGCATGTCTATGCGACGACAGTGCGCAAGCGCGGGGTGACCAAGCCGGTGATGCGGCCGGACGAGGCGGCGGCAGCGATCCGGGCTGAGCCGGGCGGAAGCGCCATCCTGTTCGGACCCGAGCGGTCGGGCCTGGAAACGGACGATGTCGCCATCGCCCGCACCATTCTCACCGTTCCGATCAACCCCGAATTCGGATCGCTCAACCTCGCCCAGGCGGTGATCCTGGTCGCCTATGAATGGTCGAAGGGCGCCGATCTCGTGCAGCCGTCGGTGACGCCGATCGATCCCCCGGCCCCCCAGGCGGAACTGGACGGGATGATCGAGCAGCTGGATCAGATGCTGCTGGAGGCCGGCTACTTCTTTCCGCCGGACCGCCGCCCGACAACCCAGCGCATGCTGCGGACCCTGCTGACCAAGCCCGGCTGGAACAGCCAGGAAGTGCGCACGATGCGGGGCGTCTTTTCCGCCTTCGCCAAGCCCAAACGCCGTTAA
- a CDS encoding chorismate mutase, translated as MERPLDPEYCTTMPEVRAGVDAVDAALIALIAKRFGYMRAAARIKSERGQVRDETRKAEVIANAVAAAERLAIPTAPIAALWNDLVEASIAYEFERFDER; from the coding sequence ATGGAACGCCCCCTCGACCCCGAATATTGCACGACGATGCCGGAGGTGCGCGCCGGCGTCGATGCGGTCGACGCCGCGCTGATCGCGCTGATTGCAAAGCGATTTGGCTATATGCGCGCGGCGGCGCGCATCAAATCCGAGCGGGGACAGGTGCGCGACGAGACGCGCAAGGCCGAGGTTATCGCCAATGCGGTTGCCGCAGCCGAACGGCTTGCTATCCCGACGGCGCCGATTGCGGCCTTGTGGAACGACCTCGTCGAGGCGTCGATCGCCTACGAATTCGAGCGGTTCGACGAACGTTAA
- the rpsD gene encoding 30S ribosomal protein S4 codes for MSKRSSAKYKLDRRMGENIWGRPKSPVNKREYGPGQHGQRRKGKVSDFGTQLKAKQKLKGYYGDVTEKQFKKAYTEAARMKGDTGQNLIGLLERRLDAVVYRAKFAPTIWSARQLVNHGHIRVNGVKCNIASRLVKPGDELTLGPKAQEMALVMEAQGLSERDIPDYVAADGASKVTYVRVPTLDEVPYPVKMEPNLVVEFYSR; via the coding sequence ATGTCGAAGCGCTCCAGCGCCAAGTATAAGCTCGATCGCCGTATGGGCGAGAACATCTGGGGACGTCCCAAGTCCCCGGTGAACAAGCGTGAATATGGCCCCGGCCAGCACGGCCAGCGCCGCAAGGGCAAAGTCTCCGACTTCGGCACCCAGCTGAAGGCGAAGCAGAAGCTCAAGGGCTATTACGGCGACGTCACCGAGAAGCAGTTCAAGAAGGCCTATACCGAGGCCGCGCGCATGAAGGGCGATACCGGTCAGAATTTGATCGGCCTGCTCGAGCGTCGCCTGGATGCGGTCGTCTATCGCGCCAAGTTCGCCCCGACCATCTGGTCCGCGCGCCAGCTCGTCAACCACGGCCACATTCGGGTCAACGGCGTGAAGTGCAACATCGCCTCGCGGCTGGTGAAGCCGGGGGACGAGCTGACCCTGGGGCCGAAGGCACAGGAGATGGCGCTGGTGATGGAAGCACAGGGCCTGTCGGAGCGCGACATCCCCGATTACGTCGCCGCAGACGGCGCATCGAAGGTCACCTACGTCCGCGTACCGACGCTCGACGAAGTGCCCTATCCGGTGAAGATGGAGCCGAACCTGGTCGTCGAGTTCTACTCGCGCTGA
- a CDS encoding alpha/beta hydrolase family protein, producing the protein MPLYRSHGIADPAKLTIVGWSYGGYAALQSAVLAPDLFKAVVAIAPVTDLETLKAESSGWSDEALVRHYVGVGPEVREGSPAQNAAKIKVPVLFVHGTQDANVGYAESTLMAAKLKSAGGKVQLITFTGLDHQLEDNEARKRLLKESDAFLRAATTH; encoded by the coding sequence TTGCCTCTGTATCGAAGTCACGGGATTGCCGATCCGGCGAAGCTGACGATCGTCGGCTGGTCCTATGGCGGATATGCAGCGCTGCAGTCGGCCGTACTTGCTCCCGACTTGTTCAAGGCGGTGGTGGCAATCGCACCGGTCACCGATCTGGAAACGCTCAAGGCGGAGAGCAGCGGCTGGAGTGACGAGGCGCTGGTGCGCCACTATGTCGGTGTTGGACCGGAAGTGCGCGAAGGCTCGCCCGCGCAGAATGCGGCGAAGATCAAGGTGCCCGTTTTGTTTGTCCACGGCACGCAGGACGCCAACGTCGGCTATGCGGAATCGACGCTCATGGCGGCCAAGCTGAAGTCGGCGGGGGGCAAGGTGCAGCTTATCACATTCACGGGCCTCGACCATCAGCTCGAGGACAATGAAGCGCGTAAACGGCTCTTGAAGGAGAGCGACGCGTTCCTGCGAGCCGCCACCACGCACTAA
- a CDS encoding agmatine deiminase family protein yields the protein MTLTRRQPAEWMPHDAVWIGFPSHAELWEEDLEPARAEVIAFARAVHAGGRGERVILVAADAASGEVARSVSAGAAEIVVQPFGDIWLRDTGAIITIGPQGRRAARFAFNWWGGKYHLPGDEGVGGRLAEAAGFAVDRHEWVLEGGAIDVDGTGLAVTTEQCLLNPNRNPGLLREDIERGLAEGLGIERLLWLGDGLANDHTDGHVDNLARFVGPNLLALPEPTGEDDPNSEVYRDALARAQAFGVEVVPLPSPGLVEIDGEAIPASYMNFYIGNAAVVVPQYGAAHDQAAVAAIGALFPGRRAIGLRADHILTGGGSFHCISQQVPAA from the coding sequence ATGACGCTGACACGCCGCCAACCTGCCGAATGGATGCCGCATGATGCGGTCTGGATCGGTTTCCCGAGCCATGCCGAATTGTGGGAGGAGGATCTTGAGCCCGCCCGCGCCGAAGTGATCGCCTTCGCGCGCGCCGTGCATGCCGGCGGGCGCGGCGAGCGGGTCATTCTGGTCGCGGCCGACGCCGCGTCGGGGGAAGTGGCTCGCTCGGTCAGCGCCGGTGCGGCGGAAATCGTCGTGCAGCCGTTCGGCGATATCTGGCTGCGCGATACCGGCGCCATCATCACCATCGGTCCGCAGGGCCGTCGCGCGGCGCGGTTCGCGTTCAATTGGTGGGGCGGCAAATATCATTTGCCCGGCGACGAAGGTGTCGGCGGACGGCTGGCCGAGGCAGCCGGTTTCGCGGTCGACCGACATGAATGGGTGCTGGAAGGCGGCGCGATCGATGTCGACGGCACCGGGCTGGCCGTCACCACCGAGCAATGTCTGCTCAACCCCAACCGCAATCCGGGTCTGTTACGCGAGGATATCGAGCGCGGCCTCGCCGAGGGGTTGGGCATCGAGCGCCTGCTGTGGCTGGGCGATGGCCTCGCCAACGATCATACGGATGGGCATGTCGACAATCTCGCGCGGTTTGTCGGCCCGAACCTGCTCGCCCTGCCCGAGCCGACGGGCGAGGACGATCCCAATAGCGAGGTGTATCGCGACGCTTTGGCACGCGCACAGGCGTTCGGTGTCGAGGTGGTGCCCCTCCCCTCGCCCGGCCTCGTCGAGATAGACGGGGAAGCGATCCCCGCTTCGTACATGAACTTCTACATCGGCAACGCTGCTGTCGTCGTTCCGCAATATGGCGCCGCACATGATCAGGCGGCAGTCGCGGCGATCGGCGCGCTGTTTCCGGGGCGCCGCGCGATCGGGCTGCGGGCCGATCACATCCTCACCGGTGGCGGCAGTTTCCATTGCATCAGCCAGCAGGTGCCCGCGGCGTGA
- a CDS encoding DUF3147 family protein, protein MIQFWVRALLSGMIVAAVATIARRNPAAGALVASLPLVSLLGILWLWHDTRDPERLARHVEATFWYVIPSLPMFLAIPYALRHGANFWLSLLGGCVLTILLYFATMIVAARFGVRL, encoded by the coding sequence GTGATCCAATTCTGGGTTCGCGCCTTGCTCTCCGGCATGATCGTCGCGGCGGTGGCGACGATCGCCCGCCGCAATCCGGCTGCGGGCGCGCTGGTCGCGTCCCTGCCGCTCGTGTCGCTGCTCGGCATCCTGTGGTTGTGGCACGACACGCGCGATCCCGAACGGCTCGCCCGCCATGTCGAGGCGACCTTCTGGTATGTCATTCCATCGCTGCCGATGTTTCTGGCAATCCCCTATGCGCTGCGCCACGGCGCTAATTTCTGGCTTTCCTTGCTGGGCGGTTGCGTGCTCACCATCTTGCTCTACTTCGCGACGATGATCGTCGCCGCCCGCTTCGGCGTGCGCCTTTAG
- the aguB gene encoding N-carbamoylputrescine amidase, translating to MTEITVAAIQLAFGEDIDANIAKVAARVREAAAQGAQVILPPELFEGPYFCRVEDEGLFANAKPTAEHKAVLAMQALAAELKVSIPTSFFELDGPHHYNSLAMIGPDGGIQGVYRKSHIPDGPGYEEKFYFRPGNTGFKVWDSPQAKLGVGVCWDQWYPETARAMMLMGAEILFYPTAIGSEPHDTSLDTARLWRRAMVGHAVSNVVPVVAANRVGTEHGQTFYGTSFITDERGDILAELDREEEGVITATLDLDRVKRHRAAFGFFRDRRPELYGRLVQDI from the coding sequence ATGACCGAGATCACCGTCGCCGCGATCCAGCTCGCCTTCGGCGAAGACATCGACGCGAACATCGCGAAGGTGGCGGCGCGGGTGCGCGAGGCGGCAGCGCAGGGCGCGCAGGTGATCCTTCCGCCCGAATTGTTCGAGGGACCCTATTTCTGCCGGGTCGAGGACGAAGGCCTGTTTGCCAACGCCAAGCCGACGGCCGAGCATAAGGCGGTGCTCGCGATGCAGGCGCTGGCGGCGGAGCTCAAGGTTTCGATCCCGACCAGCTTTTTCGAACTCGATGGCCCGCATCATTACAATTCACTGGCGATGATCGGGCCGGACGGCGGCATTCAGGGGGTCTATCGCAAGAGCCATATTCCCGATGGGCCGGGCTATGAGGAGAAATTCTATTTCCGCCCGGGCAATACCGGCTTCAAGGTGTGGGATAGCCCACAGGCGAAGCTCGGCGTCGGTGTGTGCTGGGACCAATGGTATCCCGAGACGGCGCGCGCGATGATGCTGATGGGCGCGGAAATATTATTCTACCCGACCGCGATCGGCAGCGAGCCGCATGATACGTCGCTGGACACCGCGCGACTGTGGCGGCGAGCCATGGTCGGCCATGCGGTCTCCAATGTCGTGCCCGTGGTTGCCGCCAACCGGGTCGGCACCGAGCATGGCCAGACCTTCTACGGCACCAGCTTCATCACGGACGAGCGCGGCGACATTCTTGCCGAACTCGACCGCGAGGAAGAAGGCGTGATCACGGCCACGCTCGACTTAGATCGCGTCAAGCGGCACCGCGCCGCCTTCGGCTTCTTCCGGGACCGCCGGCCGGAGCTTTACGGGCGGCTGGTACAGGATATCTGA
- a CDS encoding D-amino-acid transaminase, which translates to MERIAWLNGDFVPLAEAKISAQDRGFLFADGIYEFTAVLDGKLVDSAAHLARFARSVAGLDLTLPIPIEEIEAIQRELIARNGLDQGGIYFQLTGGPAERDFLAESTAPTLFLFTQASEIIERPTAKTGIAVATIADPRWARRDIKSIMLLGQVLAKREAAAAGAQEAWLVEDGFVTEGASSSALIVTQDGTLVTRPNSNAILPGCTRKAVMAIAERDGVKVEERLFTVAEALGAREAILTSASNFVIPVVAIDRHPIGDGKAGPITRRLRELYIEAARAG; encoded by the coding sequence ATGGAGCGCATTGCCTGGCTCAACGGCGACTTCGTGCCGCTCGCCGAAGCGAAAATCTCGGCGCAGGATCGCGGCTTCCTGTTCGCCGACGGGATCTACGAATTCACCGCCGTGCTCGACGGCAAGCTGGTCGACAGCGCGGCGCATCTGGCGCGGTTCGCGCGATCGGTGGCCGGGCTCGACCTGACATTGCCGATCCCGATCGAAGAGATCGAGGCGATCCAGCGCGAGCTGATCGCGCGCAACGGGCTCGACCAGGGCGGCATCTATTTCCAGCTGACCGGCGGGCCGGCGGAGCGCGATTTCCTCGCCGAATCAACCGCGCCGACCTTATTCCTGTTCACCCAGGCGAGCGAGATCATTGAACGTCCGACCGCTAAGACCGGCATTGCCGTCGCGACCATCGCCGATCCACGCTGGGCACGGCGCGACATCAAGAGCATCATGTTGCTCGGCCAGGTGCTGGCCAAGCGCGAAGCGGCCGCTGCGGGGGCACAGGAAGCCTGGCTGGTCGAGGACGGTTTCGTTACCGAGGGCGCCTCCTCCAGCGCGCTGATCGTGACCCAGGATGGCACGCTCGTCACGCGCCCGAACAGCAATGCGATCCTGCCCGGCTGTACGCGTAAGGCCGTCATGGCGATCGCCGAACGCGATGGCGTGAAGGTTGAGGAGCGGCTGTTCACCGTCGCCGAGGCGCTCGGCGCCCGAGAGGCGATCCTCACGAGTGCGTCCAACTTCGTAATTCCTGTCGTGGCGATCGACCGCCATCCTATCGGCGACGGTAAAGCCGGGCCGATTACGCGCCGGCTCCGCGAACTCTATATCGAGGCCGCACGCGCGGGGTGA
- the folK gene encoding 2-amino-4-hydroxy-6-hydroxymethyldihydropteridine diphosphokinase — translation MTYTYAIGLGSNRRHGRHGAPSGVIEAALAELQPVARSRICSTAPLGPSHRRFANAAALIATPLPPPALLAWLKQIEREFGRRRGRRWGARVLDLDILLWSGGPWSGRGLAIPHPHLIERRFTLDPLSEIAPNWRIYGAGTVRQHAARLTRPRPAHRSGRRSGP, via the coding sequence GTGACCTACACCTATGCGATCGGGCTGGGATCGAACCGGCGTCACGGCCGCCACGGCGCCCCGTCCGGCGTGATCGAAGCTGCCCTCGCGGAGCTCCAGCCGGTCGCCAGATCGCGCATTTGCTCGACCGCCCCGCTCGGCCCGTCACATCGCCGTTTCGCCAATGCCGCCGCGCTGATCGCAACCCCCTTGCCACCGCCTGCCCTGCTGGCGTGGCTCAAGCAGATCGAGCGCGAGTTCGGCAGGCGCCGCGGCCGCCGCTGGGGCGCGCGGGTGCTCGATCTGGATATCCTGCTCTGGTCGGGCGGACCCTGGTCCGGCCGCGGGCTGGCGATTCCCCATCCGCACCTGATCGAACGGCGCTTCACGCTCGATCCACTCAGCGAAATCGCCCCGAACTGGCGAATATACGGTGCCGGCACGGTGCGTCAGCACGCGGCGCGGTTGACCCGACCCCGGCCCGCCCATAGGAGCGGTCGCCGGTCGGGTCCGTAG